The region TCCTTAGCTGTTAAAATTATTATTGGAATATTTGATTCGTTTCTAATTATTTTACAAACATCCTCTCCCGACATCTTTGGCAACATTAAATCTAAAAGTATTAAAGAGTAATCTTTTTCTCTAAACAACTCTAATCCAATCTGGCCATCCTCAGCTAGATCAATATTATATCCTTCGTGAACTAATTCTAGTTCTAAATATCTTCTAATTTTAGGATCGTCTTCTATTATCAGTATACTTTTTTTCGACATAAACATCCTCCATTATCATAGTATTTTATCTTATCAATATATTATAAAATAAAAAAGTAAAAAATTGGTAAAAATTTATTTTTAAAAAATTTACTAAAAATTTACTTTTTGATTCTATAATTATATAAAATATACGAGGAGGCAACTATGGAGATTTCGGCAGTAATACCAGTTTATAATGAAAAAGATAATATATTACCAATGGTTGAAAGGATAGAAAAAGCTTTTCAAAGAGGATTTAAAGATTACGAGATTATCTTTATAAACGATGGAAGTAATGACGGTAGTTATGAATTATTAAATGATTTAATGAATAAAAATAAATGTGTTAAAGCTTATCATTTTACGAAAAACAATGGTCAAAGTGCAGGTATTGATGCAGGATTTAAAAAAGCTCAAGGAGATTTAATCTTAATGATGGATGGAGATTTACAAACGGATCCCGAAGATGTCTATGAACTTTTAAAGTTTATACCTGAGTATGATATGGTCAACGGAAAAAGAGCTACTAGAGAAGATGGATTTAAAAGAAAATTAGCTTCTAAAATTGGAAATGGATTTAGAAATTTTGTAACAGGTGACAACATCCAGGATACAGGGTGTCCTTTAAAACTTTTCAAAAAAGAAGTTGTTAAATCTTATAAGCTTTTTAACGGAATGCATAGATTCTTACCAACTTTAGCAAGATATATGGGTTATAAAGTTACTGAAGTTCCAGTTAGACACTATGATAGATTACATGGTGAATCTAAATATAGAGTTTTTGGAAGAGGATTTAAAGCTTTTAAAGATGTATTTGCCGTTAGATGGATGAAAAATAGAGTTTTAACTTGGAAAATAGAGGAATAGTATATGATGACAATTGAAAATTTAAACATTTTTCTAATTATAGGTTTTATCGGACAAGGACTTTTTTCCATGAGATTTATTATTCAATGGTTAGCTAGTGAAAAAGCTAAAAAAAGTGTAATACCTTTTTCCTTTTGGACTTTTAGTTTAGGAGGAAGTGTCCTTCTATTAATATATGCAATTTATAAAAAAGACCCCGTGTTTATACTTGGTCAAGCACCAAATGTATTGATATACTCAAGAAATATTTACTTAATAAAAAAAAATAAGGGAGTGAATAAATAAAATGAAAATTGTTGTAACAGGAGTAGCTGGTTTTATTGGATCACATTTAGTTGAAAATCTATTAAGCTTAGGTCACAGTGTTGTTGGAATAGATAACTTTCATGAGTTTTATTCTGAAAACATTAAAATTAAAAACGTTTTAGAAAGTGTAAATAAAACTGAATATCTTAATGAGATTTTATCAAAAGATGGAAAAGATAAAAAAATTCAAGCTCTTTTAGAAAAAGTAAACTCTGACGCTTATACTTTAGAGTATTGTAACTTAAAAGATCTTGAAAGTTTAGATAAAATATTTAATGAAAACAAAATAGATATGGTTATTAACTTAGCTGGACTTGCTGGAGTTAGACCATCTTTAGAAAATCCTATTGAATACGAAAAGGTAAACATGGGTGGATACCTAAACCTTTTAGAGTGTTCTAAAAAATATGGAGTTAAAAAGTTTATCCAAGCTTCATCTAGCTCTGTTTACGGTAACAATAAAGTAGTTCCTTTCAAAGAAACAGATGTTGTTGACTTTGCTATATCTCCATACGCATCTACTAAAAAATCTGGTGAAGTTTTAGGACATGTTTATTACAAATTATATAATATCGACACTTTACAATTTAGATTTTTCACAGTTTATGGACCAAGACAAAGACCTGATTTAGCAATTCACAAATTTGTTGATAAAATTCTTAAAGGTGAAAGTATCCCATTCTTCGGAGATGGTGAAACATATAGAGATTATACTTACATTGATGATATAATCGATGGAGTTATCAAAGGTGTTAAATATCTTCAAGCTAACGACAATGTTTATGAAATAATTAACCTTGGTGAATCAGATGCTATCTCTTTAAATAATATGGTACAAACAATTGAAAGACACTTAGATAAAAAGGCTATCATTGATAGATTACCTATGCAACCTGGAGATGTAAAAAGAACTTATGCTAATATTGATAAAGCTAAAGAACTTTTAGGATATAAACCTACTACAAAATTTGATGATGGTATTGCAAAATTCATAAAATGGTACTTAGGGGGAAAATAATATGAAAATAACTGTTATAGGTACAGGGTACGTTGGATTAGTTCAAGGAGTTATTTTAAGTGAATTTGGACATAAAGTTATTTGTTTAGATATAGATCAGAAAAAAATAGACTCTTTAAACAACGGAATTCTTCCAATTTATGAGCCTGGATTAAAGGATATTTTAGATAGAAATGTTTTAGAGGGTAGATTAAAGTTTACTACTGATAAAGAGTATGCTTTACAAAATGCTGAAGTAATTTTTATTGCAGTTGGAACTCCACCTGCTGAAGACGGTTCTGCTGATTTAACTTATGTTTTACAATGTGCTAAAGATATAGGTCAAAATATTAAAGACTATACTGTAGTTGTAAATAAGTCTACAGTTCCTGTAGGAACAGGAGACTTTGTGGAAAATGCTATAAAAGAGGAATTAAAAAATAGAGACGCTAACATTGAATTTGATGTTGTTTCTAATCCTGAATTTTTAAGAGAAGGAAAAGCAGTTAATGATTGTTTAAGACCTGATAGAGTTGTTATTGGAACTGAAAGTGAAAAAGCTTTAGATACAATGAAAAAAATCTATGATGTTTTATATATTAATAAAACTCCTTTTGTTTTCACTAATAGAAGAACTTCAGAAATGATAAAGTATGCTTCTAATGCTTTTTTAGCTGTTAAAATCTCTTTCATAAATGAGATGGCTTTATTAGCTGAAAAAGTAGGAGCTAATACTCAAGAAATTGCTCAAGCTATGGGTATGGACGGTAGAATCTCTCCAAAGTTTTTACACTGTGGACCAGGGTATGGAGGTTCTTGTTTTCCAAAAGATACTAAGGCTATTGTAGAGATTGGAAAAGAGTATGGAGAGGATATGAGCGTTGTTGCTGCTGCTATCTCTGCAAATGAAAAGCAAAAGAAAAAAATGATTGAAAAAATTATAAAAGAGATGAATGGGGTAGAAGGAAAAACTATATGTATTTTAGGAATATCTTTTAAACCAGATACTGATGATGTTAGAGACGCTCCAAGCTTAGATATCATAAGAGGATTAGTTGAAAATGGAGCAACAATTAAAGCTTACTGCCCTAAAGGAACAGAAGAGGCTGAATGGAGATTGGAAAATTATAAAAACCATATAACATACTGCAAAGATGAAGAAGAAGCAAGTACAAATGCTGATGCTGTAGTTTTAGTTACTGAATGGAATCAATTTAGAGGAATTAACCTAGAAGAATTGAAAGATAGAATGAAGGGTGATTTCTATTTTGATCTTAGAAATGTTCACTCTAAAAATTCTAAAGTAAGATCTTTATTTAAGTACTTCCCAGTGGGACAAAAATAAAATCTGAAGGAGACTAAATGAAATTTAAAGACGATGCATACAAAGAACGATACAAACTATTCTTTATAG is a window of Candidatus Cetobacterium colombiensis DNA encoding:
- a CDS encoding glycosyltransferase family 2 protein, which produces MEISAVIPVYNEKDNILPMVERIEKAFQRGFKDYEIIFINDGSNDGSYELLNDLMNKNKCVKAYHFTKNNGQSAGIDAGFKKAQGDLILMMDGDLQTDPEDVYELLKFIPEYDMVNGKRATREDGFKRKLASKIGNGFRNFVTGDNIQDTGCPLKLFKKEVVKSYKLFNGMHRFLPTLARYMGYKVTEVPVRHYDRLHGESKYRVFGRGFKAFKDVFAVRWMKNRVLTWKIEE
- a CDS encoding GDP-mannose 4,6-dehydratase, with product MKIVVTGVAGFIGSHLVENLLSLGHSVVGIDNFHEFYSENIKIKNVLESVNKTEYLNEILSKDGKDKKIQALLEKVNSDAYTLEYCNLKDLESLDKIFNENKIDMVINLAGLAGVRPSLENPIEYEKVNMGGYLNLLECSKKYGVKKFIQASSSSVYGNNKVVPFKETDVVDFAISPYASTKKSGEVLGHVYYKLYNIDTLQFRFFTVYGPRQRPDLAIHKFVDKILKGESIPFFGDGETYRDYTYIDDIIDGVIKGVKYLQANDNVYEIINLGESDAISLNNMVQTIERHLDKKAIIDRLPMQPGDVKRTYANIDKAKELLGYKPTTKFDDGIAKFIKWYLGGK
- a CDS encoding lipid-A-disaccharide synthase N-terminal domain-containing protein; this encodes MTIENLNIFLIIGFIGQGLFSMRFIIQWLASEKAKKSVIPFSFWTFSLGGSVLLLIYAIYKKDPVFILGQAPNVLIYSRNIYLIKKNKGVNK
- a CDS encoding UDP-glucose dehydrogenase family protein, whose amino-acid sequence is MKITVIGTGYVGLVQGVILSEFGHKVICLDIDQKKIDSLNNGILPIYEPGLKDILDRNVLEGRLKFTTDKEYALQNAEVIFIAVGTPPAEDGSADLTYVLQCAKDIGQNIKDYTVVVNKSTVPVGTGDFVENAIKEELKNRDANIEFDVVSNPEFLREGKAVNDCLRPDRVVIGTESEKALDTMKKIYDVLYINKTPFVFTNRRTSEMIKYASNAFLAVKISFINEMALLAEKVGANTQEIAQAMGMDGRISPKFLHCGPGYGGSCFPKDTKAIVEIGKEYGEDMSVVAAAISANEKQKKKMIEKIIKEMNGVEGKTICILGISFKPDTDDVRDAPSLDIIRGLVENGATIKAYCPKGTEEAEWRLENYKNHITYCKDEEEASTNADAVVLVTEWNQFRGINLEELKDRMKGDFYFDLRNVHSKNSKVRSLFKYFPVGQK